One window of the Rufibacter radiotolerans genome contains the following:
- a CDS encoding aspartate aminotransferase family protein, with translation MLSPRQLFLQHQAQTTDFPLLLEVERAEGVFMYGPNGERYLDLISGIGVSNVGHRHPKVLEAIQDQLGKYLHLMVYGEIVQATPARLAHALAQTLPASLDNVYFVSSGSEAIEGACKVAKRFSGRTELIAFNNAYHGSTQGALSLNGSESFKRAFRPLLPDVRHIKHNLMEDLQQITSRTAAVILETVQGEAGVRVPDQEYMQALRARCTEVGALLILDEIQSGFGRTGTFWAFEQCGIVPDILTCAKGMGGGMPIGAFISRQEIMHSLKNDPMLGHITTFGGHPVSCAASLATLQVILEEGLLAQVPAKAARFKERLVHPAIKEIRNLGLMMAVEFESFDILKAIIDNAILKGVLTDWFLFCDNSMRIAPPLTITFEEIDEACVLVLRAIEEEVRF, from the coding sequence ATGCTATCGCCCCGCCAACTTTTCCTGCAGCACCAAGCCCAGACTACAGATTTCCCTCTGCTTTTGGAGGTGGAACGCGCCGAAGGAGTTTTCATGTACGGCCCCAACGGGGAACGCTACCTGGACCTTATCTCGGGAATTGGCGTGAGCAATGTGGGCCACCGGCACCCTAAGGTGTTGGAAGCCATCCAGGACCAGTTGGGCAAATACCTGCACTTGATGGTGTACGGTGAGATTGTGCAGGCCACCCCGGCCCGGCTGGCGCACGCACTGGCCCAGACCCTGCCGGCAAGCCTGGACAATGTATATTTCGTCTCCTCGGGTAGTGAGGCAATAGAAGGCGCCTGCAAGGTAGCTAAGCGGTTTTCGGGCCGCACAGAGTTGATTGCGTTTAACAATGCCTACCACGGCTCTACCCAGGGCGCCCTTTCCCTGAATGGCTCTGAGAGTTTCAAGCGGGCATTCCGGCCCTTGCTGCCAGACGTGCGCCATATCAAGCACAACCTTATGGAGGACCTGCAGCAAATCACTTCCCGCACCGCGGCCGTGATCTTAGAAACAGTGCAGGGCGAGGCCGGGGTACGGGTGCCGGACCAGGAGTATATGCAAGCCTTGCGCGCCCGCTGCACGGAAGTGGGGGCTTTACTGATCCTGGATGAGATCCAGAGCGGTTTCGGGCGGACCGGTACGTTCTGGGCCTTTGAGCAGTGTGGCATTGTGCCTGACATTCTCACCTGCGCCAAGGGCATGGGCGGTGGCATGCCCATCGGGGCGTTCATCTCCCGGCAGGAAATCATGCATTCGCTTAAGAACGACCCTATGCTGGGCCACATCACCACGTTTGGCGGGCACCCTGTTTCCTGCGCGGCCTCGCTGGCTACCCTGCAGGTAATCCTGGAGGAAGGGCTGCTGGCCCAGGTGCCGGCCAAGGCGGCAAGGTTCAAGGAGCGGTTGGTGCACCCGGCCATCAAAGAGATCAGAAACCTGGGCCTCATGATGGCTGTGGAATTCGAATCCTTTGATATTTTGAAAGCTATCATTGACAACGCTATTTTAAAGGGCGTGCTCACGGACTGGTTTCTATTCTGTGACAATTCCATGCGCATTGCCCCTCCCCTTACCATCACCTTTGAGGAGATTGACGAGGCCTGTGTGCTGGTTCTTAGGGCCATTGAAGAGGAAGTGCGTTTTTAG
- a CDS encoding SLC13 family permease: MEIALVLFLLLAAIALFASEKLSVDIVTLILLIVLTSTQIISPEEAFAGFSSDFIIILASIFVLSAALEDTGVLDFLVNWLMRHTGHKPLTLLLFIMVIPGLVSAFMNNTTVTALFVTPIVGVAKKMKTSSSKYLMPLAYASILGGTCTLIGTSTNVAVSGYMAKAGYEPFGFFEFSGIGLIIFAVGVLYMMTIGRRMLPETSSQGLTTKYNIKTYLTEILVQEDSPLIGQIAFTSDLSKMGFRILNIIRNKENFLPDYRTRIRTNDVLLVEGEMDDLIKVKETKGIKILADVIVEDDLVGGDIRLAEILITGKSDLLKHTIRQVEFLRRFGLVVLAVSRQGETIRTKIGDVQLQLGDLLLVQGSGERLEYLKMNQHLAVLDEFKPILFKERKGLLTLGFFILAIILGSVGILPLSICFLGAAVLSVLFKCISTDRAYQVIDWRLLILIGGMTAFGMAMENTGADKFLADFIVHLLQPFGLLVILAGFVMLTVFLTQPMSNAAAALVVLPVALQTAIQLDANPRTFAIAIMLSASVSLITPFEPSCILVYGPGKYTFRDFLKIGSGLTLLLIAIILFLVPMFWPL, from the coding sequence ATGGAGATTGCCCTTGTCTTGTTTTTACTGCTGGCTGCCATCGCCTTGTTTGCCTCAGAAAAACTTTCTGTGGATATCGTCACGCTCATACTGCTCATTGTCCTTACCAGCACGCAAATCATCTCCCCAGAGGAAGCGTTTGCCGGGTTCAGCAGTGACTTTATCATCATTCTGGCCTCCATCTTTGTGCTGAGCGCCGCCCTGGAAGATACCGGGGTGCTGGACTTTCTGGTGAACTGGCTCATGCGGCACACCGGGCATAAACCCCTCACGCTGCTCCTTTTCATTATGGTGATTCCGGGCCTGGTCTCTGCCTTCATGAACAACACCACCGTGACGGCCCTCTTTGTGACGCCTATTGTGGGCGTGGCCAAGAAAATGAAGACCAGCAGCTCTAAATACCTTATGCCGCTGGCCTACGCTTCTATTCTGGGGGGTACCTGTACGCTTATTGGTACGTCTACCAACGTGGCGGTGAGCGGGTACATGGCCAAGGCCGGGTATGAGCCCTTCGGGTTCTTTGAGTTCAGTGGCATTGGCCTCATTATTTTTGCGGTAGGCGTGCTGTATATGATGACCATTGGCCGGCGCATGCTGCCAGAGACTTCTTCCCAGGGCCTTACCACCAAATACAACATCAAAACCTACCTCACGGAGATCCTAGTGCAGGAAGATTCGCCCTTGATCGGGCAGATTGCCTTTACTTCAGACCTATCTAAAATGGGGTTCCGCATCCTGAACATCATTAGGAACAAGGAGAATTTTCTGCCAGATTACCGCACCCGCATCAGGACTAATGACGTGCTTCTGGTGGAAGGGGAAATGGACGACCTGATCAAGGTAAAGGAAACCAAGGGCATCAAGATTCTGGCCGACGTGATTGTGGAGGACGACCTGGTGGGTGGTGACATCCGTCTGGCGGAGATCCTCATTACGGGCAAGTCTGATCTACTCAAGCATACCATCAGGCAGGTGGAATTTCTGCGCCGCTTTGGCTTGGTGGTGTTGGCGGTATCCCGGCAGGGTGAAACCATCAGGACCAAGATTGGCGATGTGCAGCTGCAACTGGGAGACCTTCTGCTGGTGCAAGGATCTGGGGAACGGCTGGAGTACCTCAAAATGAACCAGCACCTGGCCGTATTGGATGAGTTCAAGCCTATTCTCTTCAAAGAGCGTAAAGGCTTGCTCACGCTGGGGTTCTTCATACTGGCCATTATCTTGGGCAGTGTGGGCATTTTACCTTTGTCTATCTGTTTCCTGGGGGCAGCCGTGCTAAGTGTTCTGTTCAAGTGTATCTCAACAGACCGGGCTTACCAGGTGATAGATTGGCGGTTATTGATTCTGATTGGGGGCATGACGGCCTTCGGCATGGCCATGGAGAATACCGGGGCAGACAAGTTCCTGGCCGACTTCATTGTGCACTTGCTGCAGCCTTTTGGCTTACTGGTGATTCTGGCGGGTTTTGTGATGCTCACGGTCTTCCTGACCCAGCCCATGTCTAACGCCGCCGCCGCGTTGGTGGTATTGCCGGTAGCGCTGCAAACCGCCATTCAGCTAGACGCCAACCCACGCACGTTTGCCATCGCTATTATGCTGTCGGCCTCCGTTTCGCTGATCACCCCGTTTGAGCCTTCCTGTATTCTGGTGTATGGCCCCGGCAAGTACACGTTCCGGGATTTCCTGAAGATAGGGTCTGGCCTTACGCTGCTGCTTATTGCCATCATCTTATTCCTTGTGCCAATGTTCTGGCCGCTGTAA
- a CDS encoding tellurite resistance TerB family protein has translation MFSIFESEETKRLKSHIVNLGALAKIDGHIDAAEMEHIISIGERKGMRAQDVRSLLADAENIKLSMPNNDLDRFDQIYDLVEMMLADGIVDDSEMDFCIDLATKMGFRKAVVGVLIKKITTGVKDGLSREEIKQEAISFLEL, from the coding sequence ATGTTTTCTATTTTTGAAAGTGAGGAAACAAAAAGGCTGAAAAGCCACATCGTGAACCTGGGGGCCCTGGCCAAAATAGACGGGCACATAGATGCGGCTGAAATGGAGCACATTATCTCTATTGGGGAAAGGAAAGGAATGCGCGCCCAGGACGTAAGGTCTCTGCTGGCAGACGCCGAGAACATAAAGCTGTCTATGCCCAACAATGACCTGGACCGCTTTGACCAGATCTATGATTTAGTGGAGATGATGCTGGCAGACGGTATTGTAGATGACAGCGAGATGGACTTCTGCATTGACCTTGCCACTAAAATGGGTTTCCGGAAAGCCGTGGTGGGGGTGTTGATCAAGAAAATAACCACCGGGGTAAAAGACGGTCTAAGCCGCGAGGAGATTAAGCAGGAAGCTATTAGTTTTCTGGAACTCTAA
- the pfkA gene encoding 6-phosphofructokinase, whose product MKKIAVFTSGGDAPGMNACIRAVVRTAVYHKLEVYGIGRGYNGMIQGEIFRLFSHSVSNIIQKGGTILKSARCPEFQTPEGRKRAYDQISKFGIDGIVAIGGNGTFTGAQIFHEEYGIPVIGAPGTIDNDLYGTDYTIGYDTAVNTALDAIDKIRDTADSHERVFFVEVMGRDSGYIAMPCAIGGGAEMVMIPETITSMPEVIETLQQGWRRSKTSFIIIVAEGDDEGGATEIAAKVKQALPQMDAKVTIIGHVQRGGSPTAADRLLSSQMGMAAVEGLMAGRTNEMVGVINGEIVYTPFHDTITKKKPISESFLKLVQILSN is encoded by the coding sequence ATGAAAAAAATAGCTGTTTTTACGTCCGGGGGAGATGCCCCGGGTATGAATGCTTGTATACGTGCCGTAGTACGTACAGCAGTTTACCACAAATTAGAAGTTTACGGCATTGGCCGTGGTTATAATGGCATGATTCAGGGAGAGATCTTCCGGTTATTCTCCCACTCCGTCAGCAATATCATCCAAAAAGGCGGTACCATCCTTAAATCGGCGCGTTGCCCTGAATTCCAGACCCCCGAAGGTAGAAAAAGAGCCTATGACCAGATTTCCAAGTTCGGGATTGACGGCATAGTGGCCATTGGCGGAAATGGGACCTTTACCGGTGCCCAGATCTTCCATGAGGAGTACGGCATACCCGTGATTGGCGCCCCCGGCACCATAGACAATGACCTCTACGGCACCGATTACACCATTGGCTATGACACCGCCGTGAACACCGCCCTGGACGCCATTGACAAGATCAGAGACACCGCCGATAGCCATGAGCGCGTGTTCTTTGTGGAAGTGATGGGCCGTGACTCTGGTTACATTGCCATGCCCTGCGCCATTGGCGGCGGGGCCGAAATGGTGATGATCCCGGAGACCATTACCTCTATGCCTGAGGTGATTGAAACTTTACAGCAAGGCTGGCGCCGTTCCAAAACCTCGTTCATTATCATTGTGGCCGAAGGCGATGACGAAGGCGGTGCCACCGAGATTGCCGCTAAAGTGAAGCAGGCCCTTCCGCAGATGGACGCCAAAGTAACCATTATTGGCCACGTGCAGCGGGGCGGAAGCCCTACCGCCGCCGACCGCCTGCTCAGCAGCCAGATGGGCATGGCCGCCGTGGAGGGTTTGATGGCCGGCCGCACCAATGAAATGGTGGGCGTGATCAACGGAGAGATTGTCTACACCCCTTTCCATGACACCATCACCAAAAAGAAACCTATCAGTGAAAGCTTCCTGAAGTTGGTGCAGATTCTAAGCAACTAG
- the miaA gene encoding tRNA (adenosine(37)-N6)-dimethylallyltransferase MiaA, which translates to MKEKRYLVVVVGPTAVGKTDFCVQLARHFSTDILSMDSRQLYKELSIGTAKPTPEEQGGVPHHFIDSHSILEEYNAGKFEADAKGLLQTLFKTHQVVIATGGSGLYVRALCEGLDEMPEILPGVREELTQRLEQVGLESLVTQLQLLDPTYAAQVDTQNPQRVIRALEVCLSSGLPYSSFRAGSKGREQEYTLIKIGLNRDREELYARINQRMDQMLDQGLLDEVKRVLPYREHQALQTVGYTELFHYLDGLYSYEEAVRLLKRNSRRYAKRQLTWFTRDPEITWFHPSQYEEVVAYLEAKMQAGEGQE; encoded by the coding sequence ATGAAGGAGAAGCGTTATTTAGTGGTGGTGGTGGGACCTACGGCCGTGGGTAAAACAGATTTCTGCGTGCAGCTGGCCCGGCATTTTTCCACCGACATTCTATCCATGGACTCCCGGCAGTTATACAAGGAACTGAGCATTGGCACGGCCAAGCCCACGCCGGAGGAACAGGGGGGAGTGCCTCACCATTTTATTGATTCCCATTCCATTTTAGAGGAATACAATGCCGGGAAGTTTGAGGCGGACGCCAAAGGATTGCTCCAGACTTTATTTAAAACCCACCAGGTGGTGATTGCCACGGGCGGCTCTGGGTTATATGTGCGGGCCTTATGTGAAGGCCTTGATGAAATGCCGGAAATTCTGCCCGGTGTACGGGAAGAACTGACCCAGCGTCTGGAGCAGGTAGGGCTGGAAAGCCTGGTTACGCAATTGCAGCTTTTAGACCCAACCTACGCCGCGCAGGTAGATACCCAAAACCCGCAGCGCGTCATTAGAGCATTGGAAGTTTGCCTGAGCTCCGGACTGCCGTATTCCTCCTTTAGGGCCGGGAGCAAAGGGCGTGAGCAGGAGTACACCCTTATCAAGATTGGGCTGAACCGTGACCGGGAGGAACTGTATGCGCGCATTAACCAGCGCATGGACCAAATGCTGGACCAGGGGTTGCTGGACGAGGTAAAACGGGTGTTGCCTTACCGGGAGCACCAGGCGCTGCAGACGGTGGGGTATACAGAGCTGTTTCACTACCTGGACGGGCTGTATTCTTATGAAGAGGCGGTTAGATTACTCAAACGCAACAGCCGCCGGTACGCCAAACGCCAGCTCACCTGGTTTACCCGGGACCCTGAAATCACCTGGTTCCATCCATCCCAATATGAAGAGGTGGTCGCGTACCTTGAGGCGAAAATGCAAGCTGGAGAGGGGCAAGAGTAA
- a CDS encoding glycosyltransferase yields MGKSIVFTVTTDLNHDQRMRRIAGTLAAAGYQVTLLGRQLPASTPLEEQPFKQHRFTCFFLKGPGFYLEYNLRLLFWFMRHPFDLYGAIDADTALAGIFTSWWRRKPLVYDAHEFFQELPEVVHRPLVRKLWAWVEDLAFKRATLAYTVSVSLQEYFQQKYQRPVALIRNMPLRQTAHSKPKTPPFFIYQGSLNVGRGLECTIEAMQHVPAQLVICGEGPLKAQLQNLTYRLGLEQKVLFKGNLAPAALVQLTASALGGVMLLEKMGLSYYYSLANKFFDYVQAGIPQVCVPFPEYRLLNAQYEVALMAQPQVQDVQDAMLKLLQDAELYGRLRENCLLARQEWCWEKEGQRLVELYNKL; encoded by the coding sequence ATGGGTAAATCCATTGTCTTTACGGTGACCACAGACCTGAACCACGACCAGCGGATGCGCCGGATTGCGGGCACCCTGGCTGCGGCCGGCTACCAGGTTACCCTGCTGGGAAGGCAACTGCCCGCATCAACTCCCCTGGAGGAGCAACCCTTCAAGCAGCACCGGTTTACCTGCTTCTTTTTAAAAGGCCCTGGCTTCTATCTGGAGTATAACCTTCGACTGCTCTTTTGGTTTATGCGGCATCCGTTTGACCTGTACGGGGCCATTGACGCAGACACGGCCCTGGCCGGCATCTTTACCTCCTGGTGGCGGCGCAAGCCTTTGGTGTATGACGCGCATGAGTTTTTCCAGGAGTTGCCGGAGGTAGTCCACCGGCCGCTGGTAAGAAAGCTATGGGCCTGGGTAGAGGATTTGGCCTTTAAAAGAGCCACCCTGGCCTATACCGTGAGTGTCTCCCTGCAGGAGTATTTCCAACAAAAGTACCAAAGGCCAGTGGCGCTAATCCGGAACATGCCCCTGCGGCAGACGGCCCATTCTAAACCCAAGACGCCTCCATTTTTTATTTATCAGGGTTCCCTGAACGTGGGCCGGGGGCTGGAGTGCACTATTGAAGCTATGCAACACGTACCGGCCCAACTGGTGATTTGCGGCGAAGGCCCCCTAAAGGCCCAATTGCAAAATTTAACCTATAGGTTAGGCTTAGAACAGAAGGTACTTTTTAAAGGCAATCTGGCCCCGGCGGCCCTGGTCCAACTCACAGCTTCTGCCCTGGGCGGTGTCATGCTCCTGGAGAAAATGGGGTTGAGTTATTATTACTCCCTGGCCAATAAATTTTTTGACTACGTACAGGCGGGTATCCCTCAGGTGTGCGTTCCTTTCCCGGAATACCGGCTGTTAAACGCCCAATATGAGGTGGCCCTGATGGCCCAGCCCCAGGTACAGGATGTACAGGACGCTATGCTAAAGTTGCTGCAGGATGCTGAACTGTATGGCCGCCTGCGGGAGAATTGCCTTTTGGCGCGGCAGGAGTGGTGTTGGGAAAAGGAAGGCCAGCGGTTGGTAGAGCTTTATAATAAACTATAG